One genomic window of Sphingomonas ginsengisoli An et al. 2013 includes the following:
- a CDS encoding CDC48 family AAA ATPase — MADVETETRRLQVANLPPADSGRGIARLPRKFMDDLGLSDGDVIEIVGKRPTPARAIGPYGDDEGLDIIRLDGLQRANAGAGSGDFVEVRKAVSRPATRVVFAPAQNNIRLAGSTEALSRSFASRPITAGDTVATTGHQRVNADMPEHVRALFNAPAYALQEIRLTVVSTAPRGIVHIDRDTVVELLPEYSEQQGERRADVTYDDLGGLKSTIDALREMVELPLRHPELFQRLGVDPPKGVLLHGPPGTGKTRLARAVANESDAQFFHIAGPEIMGSAYGESEKRLREVFEQAAQSAPSIIFIDEIDSIAPKRDQVSGEAEKRLVAQLLTLMDGLEPRQNLVVIAATNRPEAIDEALRRPGRFDREIVVGVPDETGRREILGIHTRAMPLDPKVDLDDLARRTYGFVGADLAALVREAALEAVRRIMPELNLAEGTIPTEVLDKLAVLGSDFDGALKRVQPSAMREVMVQVPNLTWDDVGGLDAAATKLKEGVELPLKHPEAFKRLGIRPAKGFLLYGPPGTGKTLLAKATARESQANFIATKSSDLLSKWYGESEQQIARLFARARQVAPTVIFIDELDSLVPARGGGLGEPQVTERVVNTILAEMDGLEELQGVVLIGATNRPNLIDPALLRPGRLDELIYVGPPDTAGRRRILAIHTKGMPLAPDVDLEALARRTDNFTGADLEDLTRRAGLVALRRGLDAASVTMADFESALQDTRASVTAEMLEEYERIQDTLKSDAVRPDRGGIGFVSPGMLRPRDPTKQG, encoded by the coding sequence CCGCCTTCAGGTGGCCAACCTGCCGCCCGCCGACAGCGGCCGCGGAATCGCGCGGCTGCCGCGCAAGTTCATGGACGACCTCGGTCTTAGCGACGGCGACGTGATCGAGATCGTCGGCAAGCGCCCGACCCCGGCGCGCGCGATCGGCCCCTATGGCGACGACGAGGGCCTCGACATCATCCGCCTCGACGGGCTGCAACGGGCCAATGCCGGCGCCGGCTCGGGCGATTTCGTCGAAGTGCGCAAGGCGGTCAGCCGTCCCGCCACCCGCGTCGTCTTCGCGCCCGCGCAGAACAACATCCGGCTCGCCGGCTCGACCGAAGCGCTGAGCCGCAGCTTCGCCAGCCGTCCGATCACCGCCGGTGACACCGTCGCGACGACCGGCCACCAGCGTGTCAACGCCGACATGCCCGAGCATGTCCGCGCGCTGTTCAACGCCCCGGCCTATGCGCTGCAGGAAATCCGCCTGACCGTGGTCAGCACCGCGCCGCGCGGGATCGTCCACATCGACCGCGACACGGTGGTCGAACTGCTCCCCGAATATAGCGAGCAGCAGGGCGAGCGCCGCGCCGACGTCACCTACGACGACCTCGGCGGGCTCAAGAGCACGATCGACGCGCTGCGAGAGATGGTCGAATTGCCGCTGCGCCATCCCGAATTGTTCCAGCGCCTTGGGGTCGACCCGCCCAAGGGTGTGCTGCTCCATGGCCCGCCCGGCACCGGCAAGACCCGGCTGGCGCGCGCCGTCGCCAATGAGAGCGATGCGCAATTCTTCCACATCGCCGGGCCGGAGATCATGGGCTCGGCCTATGGCGAATCCGAGAAGCGCCTGCGCGAGGTGTTCGAGCAGGCCGCCCAGTCGGCGCCCTCGATCATCTTCATCGACGAGATCGACTCGATCGCACCCAAGCGCGACCAGGTCAGCGGCGAGGCCGAGAAGCGGCTGGTCGCGCAATTGCTGACGCTGATGGACGGGCTCGAGCCGCGACAGAATCTGGTGGTGATCGCGGCCACCAATCGGCCCGAGGCGATCGACGAGGCGCTGCGCCGGCCAGGCCGGTTCGACCGCGAGATCGTGGTCGGCGTCCCCGACGAGACCGGCCGCCGCGAGATTCTCGGAATCCATACCCGCGCGATGCCGCTCGACCCCAAGGTCGACCTCGACGACCTTGCCCGGCGGACCTACGGCTTCGTCGGCGCCGACCTTGCCGCGCTCGTCCGCGAGGCCGCGCTCGAGGCGGTGCGGCGGATCATGCCCGAGCTGAATCTCGCCGAGGGCACCATCCCGACCGAGGTGCTCGACAAGCTGGCGGTGCTAGGCAGCGACTTCGACGGTGCGCTCAAGCGAGTCCAGCCCTCGGCGATGCGCGAAGTCATGGTCCAGGTGCCCAACCTCACCTGGGACGATGTTGGCGGGCTCGACGCCGCCGCGACCAAGCTGAAGGAAGGCGTCGAGCTGCCGTTGAAGCATCCCGAAGCCTTCAAGCGGCTCGGCATCCGGCCGGCCAAGGGCTTCCTGCTCTATGGTCCGCCCGGAACCGGCAAGACGCTGCTGGCCAAGGCCACGGCGCGCGAAAGCCAAGCCAATTTCATCGCCACCAAGAGCTCGGACCTCTTGAGCAAATGGTATGGCGAGAGCGAGCAGCAGATCGCCCGGCTGTTCGCCCGCGCCCGCCAGGTCGCGCCGACGGTGATCTTCATCGACGAGCTCGACAGCCTCGTCCCCGCGCGCGGCGGCGGGCTGGGCGAGCCGCAGGTCACCGAGCGAGTGGTCAACACCATCCTCGCCGAGATGGACGGGCTCGAGGAACTGCAGGGCGTGGTGCTGATCGGTGCCACCAACCGGCCCAACCTCATCGACCCAGCCTTGCTTCGCCCGGGCCGGCTCGACGAGCTGATCTATGTCGGCCCGCCCGACACGGCGGGACGGCGGCGGATCCTCGCGATCCATACCAAGGGGATGCCGTTGGCGCCCGACGTCGACCTTGAGGCGCTCGCCCGGCGGACCGACAATTTCACCGGTGCCGACTTGGAAGACCTCACCCGCCGCGCGGGCCTCGTCGCGCTACGCCGCGGTCTCGATGCCGCGAGCGTGACGATGGCCGACTTCGAGAGCGCGTTGCAGGATACGCGCGCGTCGGTCACCGCCGAGATGCTCGAGGAATATGAGCGGATCCAGGACACGCTCAAGTCGGACGCGGTGCGGCCCGACCGCGGCGGGATCGGGTTCGTCTCGCCCGGCATGCTGCGGCCGCGCGACCCGACCAAGCAGGGTTAG
- a CDS encoding MFS transporter, translated as MDAPRTRQKVAGSALSRTHFLLLFAAMLVAAAGNTALQSIMPAIGRAIGIADLWVALAYTWSAVLWVLLAPYWAEKSDHHGRKSLTLLGLGGFVVSMALCGLALVGGLHGWWSGGLTFGLFAIFRTVYGSLGCATPSATQAYLASKTRRAARTAALSSLSSSFGLGTIIGPALAPLFVLPFIGLPGPLFVFALIGLIVFGAVLRWLPDDAHGRREGRGAAMSYPSIASMVTGASVRAATAPGRRRRLSWRDPRIKPWILAGVTAGHAQAAGLTCIGFFVIDTLHLDPHHAGGPISLVMMAGAAGTLAAQWGMIPRLHLRPRKLILWGAVIAGAGLVMTMAGRDLYGLVVGFGLTSIGFGFTRPGFTSGASLAVPTAEQGGVAGVITSANGISYILAPGLGMALYGVNPHLPFAACTAIMAALAVWGRRLT; from the coding sequence ATGGATGCCCCGCGCACCCGCCAGAAAGTCGCCGGCTCGGCGCTGAGCAGGACTCACTTCCTGCTGCTGTTCGCGGCAATGCTGGTCGCGGCAGCGGGCAATACCGCACTGCAGTCGATCATGCCCGCGATCGGCCGTGCGATTGGCATCGCGGATTTGTGGGTCGCGCTCGCCTACACGTGGAGCGCGGTGCTGTGGGTGCTGCTCGCGCCTTACTGGGCCGAGAAGAGCGACCATCACGGGCGCAAGTCGCTGACCCTGCTCGGGCTGGGCGGGTTCGTCGTGTCGATGGCGCTGTGCGGGCTGGCGCTGGTCGGCGGGCTGCACGGCTGGTGGAGCGGCGGTCTGACCTTCGGCCTGTTCGCGATATTCCGCACGGTCTACGGCAGCCTCGGCTGCGCGACGCCGAGCGCGACCCAGGCCTATCTCGCCTCGAAGACCCGGCGCGCCGCGCGCACCGCGGCCTTGTCCTCGCTGTCGAGCAGCTTCGGGCTCGGCACGATCATCGGGCCGGCGCTGGCGCCCCTGTTCGTGCTGCCGTTCATTGGCCTCCCCGGACCCCTGTTCGTGTTCGCATTGATCGGACTGATCGTGTTCGGCGCGGTGCTGCGCTGGCTACCCGACGACGCCCACGGCCGACGCGAGGGGCGCGGGGCGGCGATGAGCTATCCGAGCATCGCCTCGATGGTGACCGGCGCCAGCGTCCGCGCGGCGACCGCGCCGGGTCGCCGTCGGCGGCTGTCGTGGCGCGATCCGCGGATCAAGCCGTGGATTCTCGCCGGGGTGACCGCGGGGCACGCCCAGGCCGCCGGGCTGACCTGCATCGGCTTTTTCGTCATCGACACGCTCCATCTCGACCCGCACCATGCCGGGGGACCGATCTCGCTGGTGATGATGGCCGGCGCGGCAGGGACGCTGGCGGCCCAGTGGGGGATGATCCCGCGCCTCCACCTGCGTCCCCGCAAGCTGATCCTGTGGGGCGCGGTGATCGCCGGCGCGGGGCTGGTGATGACCATGGCCGGACGCGACCTCTACGGGCTCGTGGTCGGCTTCGGGCTGACCTCGATCGGCTTCGGCTTCACCCGACCCGGCTTCACCTCGGGCGCGAGCCTGGCGGTACCGACCGCCGAACAGGGCGGGGTGGCCGGGGTGATCACCTCGGCCAACGGGATCAGCTACATCCTCGCGCCCGGCCTCGGCATGGCGCTCTACGGGGTGAACCCGCACCTGCCCTTCGCCGCCTGCACCGCCATCATGGCGGCGCTGGCGGTGTGGGGGCGGCGGCTGACCTAA
- a CDS encoding class I SAM-dependent methyltransferase, with translation MHATSARALKEQRRLARRRGRATNPRLAFLRGFMKHPVMVGSIIPSSTKLINKMLGPVDWANTKVFVEYGPGVGTFTRPILERMCPDATLITIDTNAEFTDYLREDIDDERLIPVTGSAADVEKILADRGFAHADYVLSGLPFSTLPPGVGDAIGAATSRVIRPGGAFLVYQFSPKVRDFIAPVFERIERGFEWINVPPATLFWAYREPK, from the coding sequence ATGCACGCCACGTCCGCCCGAGCGCTCAAAGAGCAGCGCCGCCTTGCGCGCCGCCGGGGCCGTGCGACCAATCCGCGCCTGGCGTTCCTGCGCGGCTTCATGAAGCACCCGGTGATGGTCGGCTCGATCATCCCCTCCTCGACCAAGCTGATCAACAAGATGCTCGGCCCGGTCGACTGGGCCAACACCAAGGTGTTCGTCGAATATGGTCCGGGGGTCGGCACCTTCACCCGTCCGATCCTCGAGCGGATGTGTCCCGACGCGACGCTGATCACGATCGACACCAACGCCGAGTTCACCGACTATCTGCGCGAGGACATCGACGACGAGCGGCTGATCCCGGTCACCGGCTCGGCCGCCGACGTCGAGAAGATCCTTGCCGACCGCGGCTTCGCCCACGCCGACTATGTCCTCTCGGGGCTGCCCTTCTCGACCCTGCCGCCGGGCGTCGGCGACGCCATCGGCGCGGCCACCAGCCGGGTGATCCGCCCGGGCGGGGCGTTCCTAGTCTATCAGTTCAGCCCCAAGGTGCGCGACTTCATCGCCCCGGTGTTCGAGCGGATCGAGCGTGGGTTCGAATGGATCAACGTGCCGCCGGCGACGCTCTTCTGGGCCTATCGTGAACCCAAGTAA
- a CDS encoding phospholipase D-like domain-containing protein has product MSEATPAPISANIAGTDLLLLESGTERLEVLLDLLDGAATSVRFLFYMMNPDAAGEAVRDALVRAARRGVEVRVLLDGFGSDVNAAFLQPLVEAGGAFILFHPKLSRRYLLRNHQKIVVVDERLALIGGANIDRHYLSDHDLQRWRDLWLRLDGAAVQHLARYYDAIYRWSSHEGSRLRDLRRIVRRYSQHKGALQWKLSGPVARHNPWPGQLAREIIAGTRLDVISAYFSPPFAMLRRIGRLGRRGQVRIVTAARSDNNATIAAARHTYARLLRHRVGMYEYQPAKLHTKLVICDDVVHLGSSNLDFRSLYLNLEIMLRIDDAGFAAQLRGYFERELVDCQQITPAIHRARAGWLRRLKWTISHWLVTAVDYTVTRRLNFRAEQ; this is encoded by the coding sequence ATGTCCGAGGCGACGCCCGCACCCATAAGCGCGAACATCGCCGGCACCGACCTTCTCCTGCTGGAGAGCGGGACCGAGCGGCTGGAGGTGCTGCTCGACCTGCTCGACGGCGCGGCGACCAGCGTGCGCTTCCTCTTCTACATGATGAACCCCGACGCGGCGGGCGAGGCAGTGCGCGACGCTTTGGTCCGGGCGGCGCGGCGCGGGGTCGAGGTGCGGGTGCTGCTCGACGGCTTCGGCTCCGACGTCAACGCCGCCTTTCTCCAGCCGCTGGTCGAGGCCGGCGGCGCGTTCATCCTGTTCCATCCGAAATTGAGCCGGCGCTACCTGCTGCGCAATCATCAGAAAATTGTGGTGGTCGACGAGCGGCTGGCGCTGATCGGCGGGGCCAACATCGACCGCCATTATCTCAGCGATCACGACCTCCAGCGCTGGCGCGACCTGTGGCTGCGGCTCGACGGGGCCGCCGTGCAGCACCTCGCGCGCTATTATGATGCGATTTATCGCTGGAGCAGCCACGAAGGGAGCCGCCTGCGCGACCTGCGGCGGATCGTCCGGCGGTACAGCCAGCACAAAGGTGCGCTGCAATGGAAGCTGTCGGGCCCGGTCGCGCGGCACAATCCGTGGCCGGGGCAATTGGCCCGCGAGATCATCGCCGGCACCCGGCTCGACGTCATCAGCGCTTACTTCTCGCCGCCGTTCGCGATGTTGCGGCGGATCGGACGGCTCGGTCGGCGCGGGCAGGTGCGAATCGTCACCGCCGCCAGGTCCGACAACAACGCCACCATCGCGGCGGCGCGACACACCTATGCCCGGCTGCTGCGGCATCGGGTGGGGATGTACGAATATCAGCCGGCCAAGCTGCACACCAAGCTCGTCATCTGCGACGACGTGGTTCACCTCGGGTCATCGAACCTCGACTTCCGCAGCCTCTACCTCAATCTCGAGATCATGCTGCGGATCGACGACGCGGGCTTTGCGGCGCAGCTGCGCGGTTATTTCGAGCGTGAACTCGTCGACTGCCAGCAGATCACCCCCGCCATCCACCGCGCGCGCGCCGGCTGGCTGCGGCGGCTGAAGTGGACGATCAGCCACTGGCTGGTGACCGCGGTCGATTACACGGTGACCCGGCGGCTCAACTTCCGGGCGGAGCAATAG
- the rpoZ gene encoding DNA-directed RNA polymerase subunit omega encodes MARVTVEDCVDKIPNRFDLVLLAAQRARQISGGADLTIDRDRDKNPVVALREIAEETVRPRHLEEAVVQSLQRVQMDEEDATDELASLSESAEALRLTAAAPPRPTPSGNDYE; translated from the coding sequence ATGGCGCGCGTCACCGTCGAAGATTGCGTCGACAAGATCCCCAACCGGTTCGACCTGGTCCTGCTCGCCGCTCAGCGCGCGCGGCAGATCTCGGGCGGCGCCGATCTCACCATTGACCGCGACCGTGACAAGAATCCGGTCGTCGCCCTGCGCGAGATCGCCGAGGAGACCGTTCGCCCGCGTCACCTTGAGGAAGCGGTGGTGCAGAGCCTGCAGCGCGTCCAGATGGACGAAGAGGACGCCACCGATGAGCTGGCGAGCCTGAGCGAATCGGCCGAGGCGCTGCGCCTCACCGCCGCCGCCCCGCCGCGCCCGACGCCGAGCGGCAACGACTACGAATAA
- a CDS encoding winged helix-turn-helix transcriptional regulator — protein MARDHKQIEAFKAAALRCPLPSSIDLVGERWAFLIVRGALNGLQHFEEFQGCLGIARNILSDRLAKMVAGGILRRAADPDDRRKVIYSLTRKGEALLPVVLALRQWGLDWGHGSNDRVAADIRDGQPIRKIAILAHDGRELALDELMWLDPEGKGYRLPERIVPPGDAVDAA, from the coding sequence TTGGCTCGGGATCACAAGCAGATCGAAGCCTTCAAGGCGGCGGCGTTGCGGTGTCCGTTGCCCAGCTCGATCGACCTGGTCGGTGAACGCTGGGCGTTCCTGATCGTGCGCGGGGCATTGAACGGCCTCCAGCATTTCGAGGAATTCCAGGGCTGCCTCGGGATCGCCCGCAACATCCTGTCCGACCGGCTCGCCAAGATGGTTGCCGGGGGCATCCTGCGCCGCGCCGCCGATCCGGACGACCGCCGCAAGGTCATCTATTCGCTGACCCGCAAGGGCGAGGCGCTGCTGCCGGTGGTGCTGGCGCTGCGCCAGTGGGGCCTCGACTGGGGCCATGGCTCGAACGACCGGGTGGCGGCCGACATCCGTGACGGCCAGCCGATCCGCAAGATCGCCATCCTCGCCCATGACGGGCGCGAACTCGCGCTCGACGAGCTGATGTGGCTCGATCCCGAGGGGAAAGGCTATCGCCTGCCCGAACGGATCGTCCCGCCGGGCGATGCGGTCGACGCCGCCTGA
- a CDS encoding RelA/SpoT family protein, translating to MLRQYELVERVRAYDPDADEGLINRAYVFSMKAHGSQTRASGDPYFSHPIEVAGILTDLKLDDETIATGILHDTIEDTVATPEEIERLFGGNVARLVDGVTKLSKIEAQSENERAAENLRKFLLALSDDIRVLLVKLADRLHNMRTLYHIKAEDKRRRIARETMDIYAPLAERIGMYEIMNEMQTLAFRELEPDAYASITRRLAQLHAEGGDVIGRIGLGLQLHLADNGLTAEVTGREKHPYSIWKKMAERHISFEQLSDVMAFRVIVDSVEDCYRALGLIHRRWPMVPGRFKDFISTPKRNGYRSLHSSVIHDSKMRIEVQIRTREMHLQAEKGLAAHWAYKEGRPSADIRVPWIDDLVEILDHADSPEELLEHTRMAMYQDRIFAFTPKGELIQLPKGATPVDFAYAVHTRLGDQNVGAKVNGRVVPLRTLLENGDQVEILTSDAQHPQPSWLRFVATGKARSAVRRFVRHKERDETVELGRKIYDEIVARLPVPLPKEALPRALKKLKQESEDALMIAIARKRVTDEALMEALMPGSTGGDVAAPRRSAQRKAISVKGLTPGVAFHLAPCCHPIPGDRIVGLRREDEGIEVHAIGCDSLATGVDADWLDLAWGDGSDGATARLRVILRDQAGALGAMAGILGAKDANIINLQQVHRDGSFHTFDLDVEVHDLAHLHTILAALRGSDAVSSAERL from the coding sequence GTGCTTCGTCAATATGAGCTGGTCGAGCGGGTCCGCGCCTACGACCCCGATGCCGATGAGGGCCTGATCAACCGCGCCTACGTCTTCTCGATGAAGGCACACGGCAGCCAGACCCGCGCCTCGGGCGACCCTTATTTCAGCCATCCGATCGAAGTCGCCGGCATCCTCACCGACCTCAAGCTCGACGACGAGACGATCGCCACCGGCATCCTCCACGACACGATCGAGGATACGGTCGCGACCCCCGAGGAGATCGAGCGGCTGTTCGGCGGCAACGTCGCGCGGCTGGTCGACGGGGTCACCAAGCTCTCCAAGATCGAGGCGCAGTCGGAAAATGAGCGCGCCGCCGAAAACCTCCGCAAGTTCCTGCTCGCATTGAGCGACGACATCCGCGTGCTGCTGGTCAAGCTCGCCGACCGACTTCACAACATGCGGACGCTCTATCACATCAAGGCCGAGGACAAGCGCCGCCGCATCGCCCGCGAGACCATGGATATCTATGCCCCGCTCGCCGAGCGGATCGGCATGTACGAGATCATGAACGAGATGCAGACGCTGGCCTTCCGCGAGCTGGAGCCCGACGCCTACGCCTCGATCACCCGGCGTCTGGCGCAGCTCCACGCCGAGGGCGGCGACGTGATCGGCCGGATCGGCCTGGGGTTGCAGCTTCACCTCGCCGACAACGGCCTCACCGCCGAGGTGACCGGGCGCGAGAAGCATCCCTACAGCATCTGGAAGAAGATGGCCGAGCGGCACATCAGCTTCGAACAACTGTCCGACGTGATGGCCTTCCGGGTGATCGTCGACAGCGTCGAGGACTGCTACCGCGCGCTCGGCCTCATCCACCGCCGCTGGCCGATGGTCCCGGGCCGGTTCAAGGACTTCATCTCGACCCCCAAGCGCAACGGCTATCGGTCGCTGCACAGCTCGGTCATCCACGACAGCAAGATGCGGATCGAGGTGCAGATCCGCACCCGCGAGATGCACCTCCAGGCCGAAAAGGGCCTCGCCGCCCACTGGGCCTATAAGGAAGGCCGCCCGTCGGCCGACATTCGCGTGCCGTGGATCGATGATCTGGTCGAAATCCTCGACCATGCCGACAGCCCCGAGGAGCTGCTCGAGCATACCCGGATGGCGATGTACCAGGACCGCATCTTCGCCTTCACCCCCAAGGGCGAACTGATCCAGCTCCCAAAGGGCGCGACCCCGGTCGACTTTGCCTATGCCGTCCACACCCGGCTCGGCGACCAGAATGTCGGCGCCAAGGTCAACGGCCGGGTCGTCCCGCTCCGCACATTGCTCGAGAATGGCGACCAGGTCGAAATCCTGACCAGCGACGCCCAGCATCCCCAGCCGAGCTGGCTGCGCTTCGTCGCCACCGGCAAGGCGCGTTCGGCGGTCCGTCGCTTCGTCCGCCACAAGGAGCGCGACGAGACGGTCGAATTGGGTCGCAAGATCTACGACGAGATCGTCGCCCGCCTGCCCGTCCCGCTGCCCAAGGAGGCGCTGCCGCGCGCCCTCAAGAAGCTGAAGCAGGAAAGCGAGGACGCGCTGATGATCGCGATCGCGCGCAAGCGGGTCACCGACGAGGCGCTGATGGAAGCGTTGATGCCGGGCTCGACCGGGGGCGATGTCGCCGCGCCGCGCCGCTCGGCCCAGCGCAAGGCGATCTCGGTCAAGGGGCTGACCCCTGGCGTCGCCTTCCACCTCGCGCCCTGCTGTCACCCGATCCCGGGCGACCGCATCGTCGGCCTGCGCCGCGAGGACGAGGGGATCGAGGTCCATGCGATCGGCTGCGACAGCCTCGCGACCGGGGTCGACGCGGACTGGCTCGACCTCGCCTGGGGCGACGGTTCGGACGGCGCGACCGCGCGGCTGCGGGTGATCCTGCGCGACCAGGCCGGCGCGCTCGGCGCGATGGCGGGCATCCTCGGCGCCAAGGACGCCAACATCATCAACCTCCAGCAGGTCCACCGCGACGGCAGCTTCCACACCTTCGACCTCGACGTCGAAGTGCACGACCTCGCCCACCTCCACACCATCCTCGCCGCGCTGCGCGGAAGCGACGCGGTGTCGAGCGCCGAGCGGCTCTAA
- a CDS encoding GIY-YIG nuclease family protein, with protein MPGWVYILTNKPHGVLYTGVTADLVERVFQHRAGRGSRFAHKYQCHTLVYAEEHERIEDAIQREKRIKEWPRLWKLRLIHEANPEWIDLSGS; from the coding sequence ATGCCAGGCTGGGTCTACATTCTCACCAACAAGCCTCATGGCGTTCTTTATACCGGCGTGACCGCTGACCTTGTTGAGCGTGTTTTCCAACACCGTGCTGGTCGCGGGTCGCGCTTTGCGCACAAGTATCAATGCCACACCCTCGTCTATGCCGAAGAGCATGAGCGAATCGAGGACGCGATCCAGCGGGAAAAACGGATCAAGGAATGGCCGCGGCTGTGGAAGCTCCGCCTGATCCACGAGGCCAATCCAGAGTGGATTGATCTTTCCGGTTCCTAG